In Parasphingorhabdus halotolerans, a single window of DNA contains:
- a CDS encoding class II aldolase/adducin family protein: MATAINVQSSCSEAEWKARQRLAACYRIFAYLGWDEMIFNHITLKVPGEDDAFLINPYGLHFSEVTASTLVKIDIDGNTLDGSTYPVNKAGFTQHSLFHRELPDVHAIIHTHTTATMAVSSVEGGLQPINFYAAAIVPRLAYHKFEGITVHDDEGPRFLASLGKKRMMLLENHGPVVMGRTLEQAFLNHWVLQRACEIQMQTLAMGKPVMIGQEVIDKHMANLSQASIDPVQQGVPEFDAMVRLVDREDTSWRE; the protein is encoded by the coding sequence ATGGCTACGGCAATCAACGTGCAATCGAGCTGCAGTGAAGCGGAATGGAAAGCGCGGCAACGGCTTGCAGCCTGTTACCGGATTTTCGCCTATCTCGGCTGGGACGAGATGATTTTCAACCATATCACCCTGAAAGTACCCGGCGAAGATGATGCATTTTTGATCAACCCATATGGCCTGCATTTCAGCGAAGTCACCGCCTCAACACTGGTCAAGATTGATATCGATGGCAACACGCTTGATGGCTCGACCTATCCGGTGAACAAGGCGGGCTTCACCCAGCACAGCCTGTTCCACCGCGAACTGCCCGATGTTCATGCGATCATCCACACCCACACTACCGCAACCATGGCGGTGTCATCGGTCGAGGGCGGATTACAGCCAATAAACTTTTACGCCGCTGCGATTGTTCCCCGCCTAGCCTATCACAAGTTTGAAGGCATTACGGTGCATGACGACGAAGGCCCGCGCTTCCTTGCCAGCCTCGGCAAAAAACGGATGATGTTGCTGGAAAATCATGGGCCGGTGGTTATGGGGCGGACGCTGGAGCAAGCATTCCTCAACCACTGGGTATTGCAACGCGCCTGTGAGATACAGATGCAAACGCTCGCGATGGGGAAACCGGTGATGATCGGTCAAGAGGTGATCGACAAGCATATGGCTAACCTGTCGCAGGCCTCAATTGATCCTGTCCAGCAAGGCGTGCCTGAATTTGATGCTATGGTTCGACTGGTGGACCGCGAAGACACGAGTTGGCGGGAGTAG
- the rpsU gene encoding 30S ribosomal protein S21 produces MQIMVRDNNVDQALRALKKKLQREGVYREMKLRRHYEKPSEKRAREKAAAVRRARKMDRKRQERDGTI; encoded by the coding sequence ATGCAAATCATGGTTCGCGACAATAATGTTGATCAAGCCCTTCGGGCGCTGAAGAAAAAATTGCAGCGTGAAGGCGTTTACCGCGAAATGAAACTCCGTCGGCACTACGAAAAACCATCTGAAAAGCGCGCTCGTGAAAAAGCCGCCGCTGTTCGTCGCGCCCGCAAAATGGATCGCAAGCGCCAGGAGCGCGACGGCACGATATAG